The Punica granatum isolate Tunisia-2019 chromosome 4, ASM765513v2, whole genome shotgun sequence genome has a window encoding:
- the LOC116204708 gene encoding lon protease homolog 2, peroxisomal, producing the protein MAESVELPSRLAILPFRNKVLLPGAIIRIRCTSPSSVKLVEQELWQKEEKGLIGILPVRDSAENVTVSSMVAQGGGTDPDERSPKVHVGSSDSHKLDGKNQQEVIHWHARGVAARALHLSRGVEKPSGRVTYMVVLEGLSRFSVQELSTRGTYYTARITPLEMTKAEMELVEQDPDFVSLSRHFKATAMELISVLEQKQKTGGRTKVLLETVPLHKLADIFVASFEISFEEQLSMLDSVDLKVRLSKATELVERHLQSIRVAEKITQKVEGQLSKSQKEFLLRQQMRAIKEELGDNDDDEDDIAALESKMQSAGMPSNIWKHAQRELRRLKKMQPQQPGYNSSRVYLELLADLPWQKASEELELDLKAAKEQLDSDHYGLVKVKQRIIEYLAVRKLKPDARGPVLCFVGPPGVGKTSLASSIATALGRKFVRISLGGVKDEADIRGHRRTYIGSMPGRLIDGLKRVAVCNPVMLLDEIDKTGSDVRGDPASALLEVLDPEQNKSFNDHYLNVPFDLSKVVFVATANRMQPIPPPLLDRMEVIELPGYTPEEKLRIAMRHLIPRVLDQHGLSPDFLQIPEDMVKLVIQRYTREAGVRNLERNLAALARAAAVKVAEQEQVVPLNQDMQRLASPLVENRLAGGAEVEMEVLPMGVNNHEISNTFNISSPLVVDEEMLEKVLGPPRFDDREVAERISSPGVSVGLVWTTFGGEVQFVEATTMVGKGELHLTGQLGDVIKESAQIALTWVRARAADLKLASTEEINLLNGRDIHIHFPAGAVPKDGPSAGITLVTALVSLFSRRSARADTAMTGEMTLRGLVLPVGGIKDKILAAHRYGIKRVILPERNLKDLVEVPSAVLASLEIIFAKRMEDVLEQAFDGGCPWRQHSKL; encoded by the exons ATGGCGGAATCGGTCGAGTTGCCGAGTAGACTCGCGATCCTCCCATTTAGGAACAAGGTCCTCCTGCCCGGTGCTATCATCCGCATTCGGTGCACCTCTCCCAGCAG CGTGAAGTTGGTGGAGCAGGAGCTGTGGcagaaggaagagaaaggcTTAATTGGCATTCTTCCTGTGCGAGATTCTGCGGAGAATGTTACAGTCAGCTCCATGGTAGCTCAAG GTGGGGGAACCGATCCCGATGAACGGAGCCCCAAAGTTCACGTTGGTTCTTCAGATTCTCACAAGCTTGATGGAAAAAATCAACAAGAAGTTATTCATTGGCATGCTAG GGGAGTTGCTGCTCGAGCTTTGCATCTGTCCAGAGGAGTGGAGAAGCCAAGTGGGAGGGTCACTTATATGGTTGTCCTTGAGGGCCTGAGCAGGTTTAGTGTGCAGGAGTTGAGCACAAGAGGAACTTACTACACTGCCAGGATCACTCCTCTGGAGATGACAAAAGCTG AGATGGAGCTTGTGGAGCAAGATCCAGATTTCGTATCATTGTCACGCCACTTCAAAGCTACTGCGATGGAACTTATCTCTGTCCTTGAGCAG AAACAAAAGACTGGTGGAAGGACAAAAGTTCTCCTGGAGACAGTTCCGCTTCACAAGTTGGCAGATATATTTGTTGCCAGCTTTGAGATAAGTTTCGAGGAGCAATTGTCCATGCTAGATTCAGTTGACCTCAAAGTGAGATTATCAAAAGCCACGGAGTTAGTTGAGCGGCACTTGCAG TCAATACGTGTAGCAGAGAAGATCACACAAAAGGTTGAGGGACAATTATCCAAATCACAGAAAGAATTTCTTCTGCGTCAACAG ATGAGAGCTATTAAAGAAGAGCTTGGGGACAATGATGACGATGAGGATGATATAGCTGCCTTAGAAAGTAAAATGCAAAGTGCTGGTATGCCTTCAAACATTTGGAAGCATGCACAAAGAGAGTTAAG GAGACTGAAGAAAATGCAACCACAGCAGCCTGGCTACAATAGCTCTCGTGTTTATCTGGAGCTTCTTGCTGATCTGCCCTGGCAAAAGGCTAGTGAAGAACTTGAGTTAGACTTAAAAGCCGCAAAAGAGCAGCTTGACAGTGACCACTATGGCCTAGTTAAGGTCAAGCAACGGATTATAGAGTATTTGGCTGTTCGCAAG CTTAAGCCAGATGCAAGAGGGCCAGTATTGTGCTTCGTCGGTCCACCTGGTGTTGGAAAAACATCCTTAGCTTCATCAATTGCTACTGCACTAGGAAGAAAGTTTGTGCGCATCTCTCTTGGTGGTGTAAAGGATGAGGCTGATATAAGGGGGCATAGGAGGACTTACATTGGTAGTATGCCTGGACGTCTCATTGATGGACTAAAG AGAGTAGCTGTTTGCAATCCAGTCATGTTGCTGGATGAGATAGACAAGACAGGTTCTGATGTGCGAGGGGATCCAGCCTCAGCTCTCCTGGAGGTCCTTGATCCAGAACAGAACAAAAGTTTTAATGACCA CTATTTGAATGTGCCATTTGACCTTTCAAAGGTGGTTTTTGTGGCAACTGCCAATAGAATGCAGCCCATACCTCCACCACTCCTGGACAGAATGGAGGTTATTGAGCTGCCAGGATACACACCCGAAGAAAAGCTGAGAATAGCCATGAGGCATTTAATTCCTCGAGTTTTGGATCAGCATGGGCTTAGTCCAGACTTTCTTCAAATTCCTGAG GATATGGTGAAACTTGTCATTCAAAGATACACTAGAGAGGCTGGTGTTAGAAATCTGGAAAGGAACTTGGCTGCTCTTGCTCGGGCTGCAGCTGTAAAAGTTGCCGAGCAAGAACAAGTTGTCCCACTGAATCAGGATATGCAACGGTTGGCTTCACCACTGGTTGAAAATAGACTTGCTGGAGGAGCTGAAGTGGAAATGGAAGTCCTTCCAATGGGTGTAAACAACCATGAAATATCAAACACATTCAACATTTCCTCACCGTTGGTTGTAGATGAAGAGATGCTGGAAAAAGTTCTCGGG CCTCCAAGGTTTGATGACAGGGAAGTAGCAGAGCGTATTTCCAGTCCTGGTGTGTCCGTTGGGCTTGTCTGGACCACTTTTGGAGGAGAAGTTCAGTTTGTAGAGGCTACAACAATGGTGGGAAAGGGTGAACTACATCTCACTGGACAGCTTGGTGATGTTATTAAGGAATCGGCACAAATAGCTCTGACATGG GTAAGGGCTAGAGCAGCTGATCTCAAATTAGCTTCTACAGAGGAAATCAATTTGCTTAATGGTCGGGATATTCATATTCACTTTCCGGCTGGAGCCGTTCCTAAGGATGGGCCATCAGCTGGTATCACTCTGGTTACGGCATTAGTTTCCCTGTTTAGTCGGAGAAGTGCAAGAGCAGATACAGCAATGACTGGAGAGATGACTTTGAGAGGCCTCGTATTGCCAGTTGGTGGCATCAAGGACAAG ATTTTGGCAGCACATAGGTATGGGATCAAGAGAGTGATACTGCCAGAGCGGAATCTGAAGGACTTAGTCGAAGTGCCATCAGCTGTGCTTGCCAGCTTGGAG ATAATATTCgcgaagagaatggaggatgTACTGGAGCAGGCTTTTGATGGTGGTTGCCCTTGGCGACAGCACTCAAAATTATGA